A region from the Riemerella anatipestifer genome encodes:
- a CDS encoding T9SS type A sorting domain-containing protein — MYKKVLLLTCFYASLLMGQQQELYDPYTPEYFSVGKDDPAWLKLIVDNPSGVNFFEMEKKFGEWLEKDPDARRKTPEKKPAVNFYRRWQKAYRPFVNGNGEIVLPTQKDYFARLDRQNQRSNQLHVKNQRGGLTTLGTTPTNTKKWRSVGPFTTARNTPNPDTQGRYYVESYDSHANVFRIDVSKSNPNVLYSGAETGAVFKTVDKGLNWTACAPDYNFGENITAIRIDPNNADIVWVGSTSGLFVSKDGGNSFERISNITTTVNSIRVSDDSKIITVATGEQHKFGGSNINRQKDGFYISENGGSTFRKVINGIFYDHELKPKDSKVVYLLGRKDFNWYSTLHISYDGGKTFNKEVTIIPSAKIGRLAVSDAPNGESYLYALINIEKQNYSYGQPHILQSKDSGLNWTDKTTITDERYDYKNTFCPSIDGKQGGQGYYDMMIGVSGNNPEHVIYGICSAYRSLDGGAGGYKDITIGGYCNGNFSIHPDMQDIAIAGDEVWIANDGGIKYSNNFFKKDDNGKITGENRVKGIYASDYYGFGQGWNEDVMVGGRWHNGDAVMMKSYGEGKAVYVGGVEQATGYVMVSNPKKVYFSDAGMFTMPSNIDGKVVSHWSVFNQKAPYETLRSNGFFGTDPRYAQRILYHPKRDVWNASMQIWETPDEGQTFNLIFDANDNISNVEFARSNPNVIYACGQYHIHKSVDNGKNWEQLQMPTYDGFFPNITIDPKDENKIWLVKAYNPGLVYHSSDGGQTWKNALENDAEMKNIAFRWVVLAGDEYNGVYLGTDVGSAVYYKDDTMDKWINYSDGLPPAARLTRLVPFFKEGKLRAATSQGIWEIPLYRENFVPVAQPLATNISKAQLANADMTVEFESYSIVNQNGATWEWSFNPQPHYVSDKNARNPKVIFKYNGEYDVTLKVTTPEGTHSKTIEKMIVVNNGVLGTNETQEASTPKKITVYPTLLNQGEALRVKLGEPREKAQFQIYSASGALVKTVEIDANASKEITVPTQGLQKGVYLFQYSTYSYVQRGKFIVK; from the coding sequence ATGTACAAAAAAGTATTATTATTAACCTGTTTTTATGCCTCATTACTGATGGGGCAGCAGCAAGAACTCTACGACCCCTACACCCCAGAGTATTTCTCGGTAGGTAAGGACGACCCTGCATGGTTGAAACTCATTGTAGATAACCCAAGTGGGGTAAATTTCTTTGAAATGGAGAAAAAGTTTGGCGAGTGGCTAGAAAAAGATCCTGATGCTAGAAGAAAAACTCCAGAGAAAAAACCAGCTGTAAACTTTTACAGAAGATGGCAAAAGGCATACAGACCTTTTGTAAATGGCAACGGTGAGATTGTACTCCCTACCCAAAAGGATTATTTCGCAAGATTAGACAGGCAAAACCAAAGAAGTAATCAACTACATGTTAAAAACCAACGAGGTGGTTTAACTACTTTGGGAACAACTCCCACAAATACAAAAAAGTGGCGTAGCGTAGGACCATTTACTACTGCTAGAAATACACCAAATCCTGATACACAGGGAAGATATTATGTAGAATCTTATGACTCTCATGCTAATGTCTTTAGGATAGATGTTTCTAAAAGCAACCCTAACGTTCTCTATTCTGGAGCAGAAACTGGAGCAGTATTTAAAACAGTAGATAAAGGACTAAATTGGACGGCCTGTGCCCCCGATTACAACTTTGGTGAGAATATAACCGCTATCAGAATAGATCCTAACAATGCAGATATTGTATGGGTAGGTTCTACTTCAGGACTATTTGTAAGTAAAGATGGAGGAAATTCTTTTGAAAGAATTAGTAATATTACAACTACTGTAAATAGTATAAGAGTAAGCGATGACAGCAAAATAATTACTGTTGCTACAGGAGAACAACATAAATTTGGAGGAAGTAACATCAACAGACAAAAAGATGGTTTTTACATATCGGAAAATGGAGGCTCTACTTTCCGTAAAGTAATAAACGGTATTTTCTATGACCATGAGTTAAAACCCAAAGACTCTAAAGTAGTCTATCTACTCGGAAGGAAAGATTTCAATTGGTATTCTACACTTCATATATCCTACGATGGTGGAAAAACCTTTAATAAAGAAGTTACCATAATACCCTCGGCTAAGATAGGTCGTTTGGCTGTAAGCGATGCCCCAAACGGAGAAAGCTATCTCTATGCACTTATTAATATAGAAAAACAAAACTATTCTTATGGTCAGCCTCATATTTTACAAAGCAAGGATAGTGGGCTCAATTGGACGGATAAAACAACCATAACAGATGAAAGATACGACTATAAAAACACTTTTTGCCCATCGATAGACGGAAAACAAGGGGGGCAAGGTTACTATGATATGATGATAGGCGTTTCAGGAAACAATCCCGAACATGTCATATATGGTATTTGTAGTGCTTATCGTTCTCTAGACGGAGGAGCAGGAGGTTACAAGGATATTACCATAGGAGGTTACTGTAATGGTAATTTTTCTATACACCCAGATATGCAGGACATTGCTATTGCGGGAGATGAAGTTTGGATAGCCAACGATGGAGGTATTAAATATTCCAACAACTTCTTTAAAAAAGATGATAATGGTAAAATCACAGGAGAAAATCGTGTTAAAGGTATCTATGCTAGTGATTATTATGGATTTGGACAAGGGTGGAACGAAGATGTGATGGTTGGTGGAAGATGGCATAATGGCGATGCAGTGATGATGAAAAGTTATGGTGAAGGTAAAGCCGTTTATGTAGGAGGAGTAGAGCAGGCGACAGGTTATGTGATGGTAAGTAACCCTAAAAAAGTTTATTTTTCTGATGCTGGTATGTTTACTATGCCAAGCAATATTGATGGTAAAGTAGTTTCACATTGGTCAGTATTTAATCAAAAAGCTCCTTATGAAACATTAAGATCTAATGGATTCTTTGGTACAGATCCTCGCTACGCACAAAGAATTTTATATCACCCTAAGCGAGATGTATGGAATGCTTCCATGCAAATTTGGGAAACACCAGATGAAGGGCAAACATTTAACTTAATTTTTGATGCTAACGATAATATTTCCAATGTAGAATTTGCCCGCTCTAATCCAAATGTCATCTACGCTTGTGGACAGTATCACATACACAAATCTGTAGATAATGGGAAAAATTGGGAACAATTACAAATGCCTACTTATGATGGTTTTTTCCCAAACATTACGATAGATCCTAAAGACGAAAATAAAATATGGCTAGTAAAAGCCTACAATCCTGGTCTCGTATATCATAGCTCAGACGGCGGACAAACTTGGAAAAATGCCTTAGAAAACGATGCAGAAATGAAAAATATAGCTTTCCGTTGGGTAGTATTAGCAGGCGATGAATATAATGGCGTTTATTTAGGCACAGATGTAGGTTCTGCCGTTTACTACAAAGACGACACTATGGATAAATGGATCAACTATTCCGATGGTTTACCTCCTGCGGCAAGGCTTACCCGTTTAGTGCCTTTTTTTAAAGAGGGGAAACTAAGAGCGGCAACCTCTCAAGGAATATGGGAAATACCTTTATATAGAGAAAATTTTGTACCTGTGGCTCAACCATTAGCCACCAATATCAGTAAGGCTCAATTAGCAAATGCCGATATGACGGTAGAGTTTGAATCTTATTCTATTGTGAACCAAAATGGAGCTACTTGGGAATGGTCATTTAATCCTCAACCTCATTATGTGAGTGATAAAAATGCCAGAAACCCTAAAGTGATTTTCAAATACAACGGCGAGTATGATGTTACTCTAAAAGTAACTACTCCTGAAGGCACACACAGCAAAACCATCGAAAAAATGATTGTGGTAAACAATGGAGTTCTTGGGACTAACGAAACGCAAGAAGCAAGCACCCCTAAGAAAATCACAGTGTATCCT
- the mutL gene encoding DNA mismatch repair endonuclease MutL: protein MADIIRLLPDYVANQIAAGEVVQRPASVVKELIENAIDAKATKVELIIREAGKNLIQVVDNGVGMSETDARMAFERHATSKIYATEDIFKIATKGFRGEALASIAAVAQVELKTKKEEDVVGTNIYIEGGELQFQEAVQTSEGSNFAVKNLFYNVPARRKFLKSNNVEFRHIIDEFHRVALAHEDIEFSLYHNDEEIFKLRKASLLQRIVDIFGRKLQPLLIPIKEDLDWVKLNGYVAKPEGAKKSRGEQFFFVNGRFFRSAYLNKAVQEAFDGLLQQGYNPSFFLYLEIDPEKIDVNIHPQKTEIKFEDEALIFALIRSTIKKSLGVYNVSPSLDFDKDENQSQLLGLQSHYPKATPSISNSTYKAPSIQVDRDYNPFQQERVKPSESIALTEFYSQNITTAEPSKINLFEDEDFDEDLMRLPNGYWLYNRGEDTLMLDLGRMHSVVVSERRKQKKETGVGQKLLFSIEYLLNEMEKNKYRSIKKYLPQLGFEMELGDDNVLRINAVPNGLKEKQVNEFLEKLFEVLDYKTEEEFMAYYENQWTKLNAKSRFDFFYKTEVEQMIKDFSDLGFPEYTSSGKKCYIALPLEDLKNKIKN, encoded by the coding sequence ATGGCAGATATTATTAGACTTTTACCAGATTATGTAGCCAACCAAATTGCAGCAGGTGAGGTGGTGCAAAGACCAGCTTCTGTAGTAAAGGAGTTGATAGAGAATGCTATAGATGCTAAGGCAACTAAGGTAGAACTCATCATAAGAGAAGCTGGCAAAAACTTGATACAAGTAGTAGATAATGGTGTGGGAATGTCCGAAACTGACGCAAGAATGGCTTTTGAACGCCACGCCACTTCTAAAATCTACGCTACCGAAGATATTTTTAAGATTGCTACTAAGGGTTTTAGAGGCGAAGCCTTAGCCTCCATAGCGGCGGTGGCACAAGTAGAGCTGAAAACTAAAAAAGAGGAAGATGTTGTAGGTACTAATATCTATATAGAAGGCGGAGAATTGCAATTTCAGGAGGCTGTACAAACTTCGGAAGGGTCTAATTTTGCAGTTAAAAATTTATTTTATAATGTACCTGCTAGGCGTAAATTTTTAAAGTCTAACAATGTAGAGTTTAGACATATTATAGATGAATTTCATAGAGTGGCATTGGCTCATGAGGATATAGAATTTTCGCTTTATCATAACGATGAGGAAATCTTCAAACTCAGAAAGGCAAGTCTTTTACAGAGAATTGTAGATATATTTGGTAGGAAACTTCAGCCTTTACTTATTCCTATAAAAGAAGATTTAGATTGGGTAAAACTTAATGGTTATGTTGCAAAACCAGAAGGAGCTAAGAAATCAAGAGGAGAGCAATTTTTCTTTGTTAATGGTCGGTTTTTTAGAAGTGCTTATCTTAACAAGGCAGTTCAGGAAGCGTTTGATGGGCTACTTCAGCAGGGCTACAATCCGTCGTTTTTCTTATATTTAGAAATAGACCCAGAGAAAATAGATGTAAACATACACCCACAAAAAACCGAAATTAAATTTGAGGACGAAGCCCTTATTTTCGCTCTTATTCGCTCTACGATAAAAAAATCTTTGGGTGTTTATAATGTGTCCCCTAGTTTAGATTTTGATAAAGATGAAAACCAAAGTCAGCTTTTAGGTTTGCAAAGTCATTATCCTAAAGCTACGCCGTCCATTAGTAATAGTACCTACAAAGCACCGTCTATACAGGTAGATAGAGATTATAATCCGTTTCAGCAAGAGCGTGTAAAACCTTCTGAAAGCATTGCTCTTACAGAGTTTTATAGCCAAAATATTACCACGGCAGAGCCTTCTAAAATCAATTTATTTGAAGATGAAGACTTTGATGAGGATTTAATGAGATTACCTAATGGCTATTGGCTTTATAACCGAGGAGAAGATACGCTTATGCTAGATTTGGGGAGAATGCACTCTGTGGTTGTTAGCGAGCGAAGAAAACAGAAAAAAGAAACAGGCGTAGGTCAAAAATTACTTTTTTCCATAGAGTATCTGCTCAACGAAATGGAGAAAAATAAATACCGTTCCATAAAGAAATATTTGCCGCAATTAGGCTTTGAAATGGAACTTGGGGACGACAATGTTTTGAGAATAAACGCCGTACCTAACGGATTGAAGGAGAAGCAAGTCAATGAGTTTTTGGAGAAACTATTTGAAGTGTTAGACTATAAAACCGAGGAAGAGTTTATGGCTTACTATGAAAATCAATGGACGAAGCTTAACGCTAAATCTCGCTTTGATTTCTTCTATAAAACCGAAGTAGAGCAGATGATAAAAGACTTCTCGGATTTGGGGTTTCCTGAATATACATCATCAGGAAAAAAATGTTACATTGCCCTGCCACTGGAAGACTTGAAGAATAAAATTAAAAATTGA
- a CDS encoding VPS10 domain-containing protein, whose translation MHYKNYFLIASLCAITLFKAQNQAELYDPYTPENFSVSKEDPAWLQLIIDNPSGINFFEMEKKFGEWLDNDPDARRKTPEKKPAVNFYRRWQRAYRPFVNSNGEIVLPTKKDYFARLDKQNLGNNQKQIRRSKRELTTFNTSYTSTKKWRNIGPNSTARNTPNPDSEGRYYVESYDYHANVFRIDVFKKDPNILYSGAETGAVFKTIDKGLNWTACAPSYNFGTNITAIRIDPQDSNTVWVGSTSGLFVSSDGGNNFRRIENITTTVNSIRISDDRKTVTVTTGEQHKFNGSRPNTKVDGFFISEDGGVSFRKVMSGIFYDHALKPNNSNTVYLYGRKNTNWHSMLYISYDGGRNFATEVEVAPLARPGRLAVSDATGGEDYLYALVNVDMAGYNYGQPRILQSKNGGLSWTDKTTITGNRNEYQNTFCPSLDGRQGGQGYYDMMIGVSGTNPEHVIFGLCSAYRSLDGGSGGYYENAIGGYCFGNFRIHADMQDIAISGDEVWIANDGGIKYSNNFFKKDSNGKITGEDRIKGIYASDYYGFGQGWNEDVMVGGRWHNGDAVMMENYENGKAVYVGGVEQATGYVMVSNPKKVYFSDAGMFIMPDRINGRVENPPLIFLKQPYETLRANGFFGTDPRYAKRILYHPKKDVWNASMQIWETPDEGQTFKMLHDAKDNISNVEFARSNPNVIYACGQNFIYKSIDNGITWKQINMPQLNGFFPNITIDPKDENKIWIVQSYTSGGVAYSENGGETWVKPLENNPTMNKIAFRWVVLAGDETNGVYLGSDEGSYVYYKDDTMNDWIDYSQGLPPAARLTRLVPFFKEGKLRAATSQGIWEIPLYRETFKPIAQPIAVDLSNGNLTNSNLPVQFESYSIVNQNGATWEWSFNPEPYSVSNKTARNPRVVFKYNGNYDVTLKVKTLQGEHSRTIPSMITVTNGETRPIVPETPVAPEKKVCIKPPYLSIGLPTKVMISTLNHGDQTPKDSKGGFIKLMSTNKPFVITRLTTEERDQITDPKEGMLIWNISKQCLELYKDFGSGVMKWECITQGCNE comes from the coding sequence ATGCATTATAAAAACTATTTTCTAATAGCAAGTCTTTGTGCTATTACACTTTTCAAAGCTCAAAATCAAGCAGAACTCTACGACCCTTACACTCCAGAAAATTTCTCTGTGAGCAAGGAAGACCCTGCGTGGTTACAACTTATTATAGATAACCCTAGTGGTATTAATTTTTTTGAAATGGAAAAAAAGTTTGGCGAATGGCTAGACAACGACCCTGATGCTAGAAGAAAAACTCCAGAGAAAAAACCTGCCGTAAACTTCTACAGAAGATGGCAAAGAGCTTACAGACCTTTTGTAAATAGCAATGGCGAGATTGTACTTCCTACCAAAAAAGATTATTTCGCCAGATTAGATAAGCAAAATCTAGGAAATAATCAAAAACAAATCAGGAGAAGTAAACGAGAGCTAACCACTTTTAACACCAGCTATACCTCAACAAAAAAATGGCGTAATATAGGTCCTAATTCTACTGCAAGAAACACGCCTAATCCTGACTCAGAAGGAAGATATTATGTAGAATCTTATGATTACCATGCTAATGTTTTTAGAATAGATGTATTCAAAAAAGACCCTAATATACTCTATTCTGGAGCGGAAACTGGAGCCGTATTCAAAACCATAGACAAAGGGCTAAATTGGACAGCTTGCGCTCCCTCTTATAACTTCGGAACTAATATCACTGCCATTAGAATAGACCCACAAGATTCAAACACCGTATGGGTAGGCTCTACTTCTGGATTGTTTGTAAGTAGTGATGGAGGAAATAATTTTAGAAGAATAGAAAATATTACTACTACTGTAAACAGTATAAGAATCAGTGATGATAGGAAAACCGTAACTGTAACTACAGGAGAACAACATAAATTTAATGGTAGTCGCCCTAATACAAAAGTAGATGGTTTCTTTATTTCGGAAGACGGAGGGGTATCATTCCGCAAAGTCATGAGTGGGATTTTCTACGATCATGCACTAAAGCCTAATAATTCTAACACAGTTTATCTCTATGGAAGAAAAAATACCAATTGGCACTCCATGTTATATATTTCTTATGATGGTGGTAGAAATTTCGCAACAGAGGTAGAAGTAGCTCCATTAGCCAGACCAGGACGATTAGCTGTAAGCGATGCAACTGGGGGAGAAGACTATCTTTACGCTTTAGTTAATGTGGATATGGCTGGGTATAACTATGGGCAACCGCGTATTTTACAAAGTAAAAATGGAGGACTAAGTTGGACTGATAAAACCACAATTACAGGCAACCGTAATGAATATCAAAATACCTTCTGCCCATCACTTGACGGAAGACAAGGTGGACAAGGCTACTACGATATGATGATAGGTGTTTCTGGAACTAATCCTGAACATGTTATTTTTGGATTATGTAGTGCTTATCGCTCATTAGATGGAGGGTCTGGAGGATACTATGAAAATGCCATTGGTGGTTACTGTTTCGGAAATTTTAGAATACATGCCGATATGCAAGACATTGCTATCTCAGGGGACGAAGTTTGGATTGCCAACGATGGAGGTATTAAATACTCTAATAATTTCTTTAAAAAAGATAGTAATGGCAAGATCACAGGAGAAGACCGAATAAAAGGTATTTATGCGAGTGATTATTATGGGTTTGGACAAGGTTGGAATGAGGATGTAATGGTAGGAGGCAGATGGCACAATGGAGATGCCGTAATGATGGAAAACTATGAAAACGGAAAAGCGGTCTATGTAGGAGGCGTAGAGCAAGCTACAGGTTATGTGATGGTAAGCAACCCTAAAAAAGTCTATTTCTCTGATGCAGGGATGTTTATTATGCCTGATAGAATAAATGGTCGCGTAGAAAATCCTCCTCTTATTTTTCTCAAACAACCTTACGAAACTTTGAGGGCTAATGGATTTTTTGGAACAGATCCTCGCTATGCCAAAAGGATTTTATACCATCCTAAAAAAGATGTTTGGAATGCCTCTATGCAAATTTGGGAAACACCTGATGAAGGGCAGACCTTTAAAATGTTACATGATGCCAAAGACAACATATCTAATGTAGAATTTGCCCGTTCTAACCCCAATGTCATCTATGCTTGTGGACAAAATTTCATTTATAAATCTATAGATAATGGTATTACATGGAAGCAAATCAATATGCCTCAGTTAAATGGTTTTTTTCCAAATATTACCATAGATCCTAAAGACGAAAATAAAATATGGATAGTACAAAGCTATACTTCAGGTGGAGTAGCTTATAGCGAAAACGGTGGAGAAACTTGGGTAAAACCATTAGAAAATAATCCCACTATGAATAAAATCGCCTTCCGTTGGGTAGTATTAGCAGGCGATGAAACCAATGGCGTTTATTTAGGATCTGATGAAGGCTCTTATGTCTATTACAAAGATGATACTATGAACGATTGGATAGATTACTCACAAGGATTGCCACCAGCAGCAAGGCTCACTCGTTTGGTACCCTTCTTCAAAGAAGGAAAACTAAGAGCAGCGACCTCTCAAGGTATATGGGAAATTCCTCTATATAGAGAAACCTTTAAGCCTATAGCACAACCAATAGCAGTAGACCTGTCCAACGGAAATTTAACCAACTCCAATCTACCTGTTCAGTTTGAATCTTACTCTATTGTCAACCAGAATGGTGCTACTTGGGAGTGGTCGTTTAATCCAGAACCTTACTCTGTGAGTAATAAAACAGCGAGAAATCCAAGAGTAGTATTTAAATATAACGGAAACTATGATGTTACTTTAAAAGTAAAAACACTTCAAGGAGAACATTCACGTACTATACCTAGTATGATTACCGTAACCAATGGAGAAACTAGACCTATTGTACCAGAAACTCCTGTTGCACCAGAAAAGAAAGTATGCATAAAACCACCATACCTCAGTATCGGTCTGCCTACTAAAGTCATGATTTCTACTCTTAATCATGGTGATCAAACACCAAAGGATTCCAAAGGCGGATTTATAAAACTAATGTCAACCAATAAACCTTTTGTTATTACAAGGCTCACAACGGAAGAAAGAGACCAAATAACCGATCCTAAAGAGGGTATGCTCATATGGAACATCTCTAAGCAATGCTTGGAGCTGTATAAAGACTTTGGTTCCGGCGTAATGAAATGGGAATGTATTACCCAAGGTTGTAACGAATAA